From the Maioricimonas rarisocia genome, one window contains:
- a CDS encoding DUF1365 domain-containing protein codes for MNSCLYEGVVRHRRHTPVEHAFRYSLFMVYLDLEELEEVFAGRWFWSAQRTAVARFRREDHLGHPESSLSESVRDLVERRTGNRPAGPVRLLTQLRYYGFVMNPVSFYFCYDAAGTDLEAIVAEVNNTPWGERHCYVLDAGSPSASHPLRYSLDKQFHVSPFMDMNCRYEWRIHPPGRSLDVDIACVKDGKSFFDASMGLSRREITTGNLARALVRFPWMTGQVMAGIYWQALKLWWKQVPYVPHPKNRLQEVSCRPRA; via the coding sequence ATGAACAGTTGTCTTTATGAAGGAGTCGTGCGACATCGGCGGCACACACCCGTCGAGCACGCGTTCCGGTACTCGCTCTTCATGGTGTACCTCGATCTCGAGGAACTGGAGGAGGTGTTCGCCGGTCGCTGGTTCTGGTCGGCGCAACGGACGGCGGTCGCGCGATTCCGCCGGGAGGACCACCTGGGCCATCCGGAAAGTTCGCTGTCCGAGTCTGTTCGCGACCTGGTTGAGCGGAGGACAGGGAATCGTCCCGCCGGCCCGGTCCGACTGCTGACGCAACTGCGGTACTACGGATTCGTCATGAATCCGGTCAGTTTCTACTTTTGCTACGACGCCGCGGGTACGGACCTGGAAGCGATCGTCGCCGAGGTGAACAACACGCCGTGGGGCGAGAGGCACTGCTACGTCCTCGATGCAGGCAGTCCGTCCGCTTCACATCCGTTGCGGTACAGCCTCGACAAGCAGTTTCACGTCTCGCCGTTCATGGACATGAACTGTCGTTACGAATGGCGGATCCATCCTCCGGGCAGATCGCTGGACGTTGATATTGCGTGTGTGAAGGACGGGAAGTCGTTTTTTGATGCGTCAATGGGCCTTTCCCGCAGGGAGATCACGACGGGGAATCTGGCTCGCGCTTTGGTCCGCTTTCCCTGGATGACAGGCCAGGTGATGGCGGGGATTTACTGGCAGGCCCTGAAGCTGTGGTGGAAGCAGGTCCCCTACGTACCCCACCCGAAGAACCGATTGCAGGAGGTGTCATGTCGACCTCGAGCGTAA
- a CDS encoding SAM-dependent methyltransferase: MTALELALDQVERGRVPDPLVRWGIRRLCRQGLRQRRRDFGEPSAEATRRFVRECQTRPIAPESDRANEQHYEVPAEFFALALGPYRKYSCCHWRDGIDTLEEAEASSLAITCERAELADGMQILELGCGWGSLSLWMAEHFPASRITAVSNSASQRRWIEARAAERGLNNLRVITADMNDFDIDGSFDRVVSVEMFEHMRNHSALLERIHRWLRPGGKLFVHIFCHRSMPYLFQTEGAANWMGRHFFTGGMMPSEDLLPVCSEQLVLEAHWRWSGTHYEKTCNAWLERTDRHRDDILPILAETYGSDPAARWLHRWRVFFMACAELFGYRDGEEWYVSHYRFCR; this comes from the coding sequence ATGACGGCTCTTGAACTGGCACTGGACCAGGTCGAACGGGGACGCGTGCCGGATCCGCTGGTTCGTTGGGGAATCCGTCGACTCTGCCGGCAGGGGCTGCGTCAGCGGCGCCGCGACTTCGGCGAGCCATCAGCGGAGGCGACCCGGCGATTCGTTCGGGAATGCCAGACACGCCCGATCGCTCCCGAATCGGACCGGGCGAACGAACAGCACTACGAAGTCCCGGCCGAGTTCTTTGCGCTGGCGCTCGGTCCTTATCGCAAGTACAGCTGCTGCCACTGGCGAGACGGAATCGACACGCTCGAAGAGGCGGAAGCGTCTTCGCTGGCGATCACCTGCGAGCGTGCGGAACTGGCCGACGGGATGCAGATCCTGGAACTGGGTTGTGGCTGGGGATCGCTGTCGCTGTGGATGGCCGAGCATTTTCCCGCTTCGCGGATCACGGCCGTGTCGAACTCCGCATCGCAACGTCGCTGGATCGAAGCCAGGGCAGCCGAGCGGGGGCTGAACAATCTGCGAGTGATCACGGCCGACATGAACGACTTCGATATCGACGGTTCGTTCGACCGTGTCGTCTCCGTCGAGATGTTCGAGCATATGCGAAACCACTCGGCACTGCTGGAGCGGATTCACCGCTGGCTGCGACCGGGCGGGAAGCTGTTCGTGCACATCTTCTGCCATCGCTCGATGCCGTACCTGTTCCAGACGGAGGGGGCGGCCAACTGGATGGGGCGACACTTCTTCACCGGGGGAATGATGCCGAGCGAGGATCTGCTGCCGGTCTGCAGCGAGCAGCTCGTGCTCGAGGCACACTGGCGGTGGTCGGGGACGCACTACGAGAAGACGTGCAATGCGTGGCTGGAGCGGACCGACCGTCACCGTGACGACATATTGCCCATCCTCGCCGAGACTTACGGCAGCGATCCTGCCGCTCGATGGTTGCACCGCTGGCGTGTCTTCTTCATGGCGTGCGCGGAGCTGTTCGGGTATCGCGATGGCGAGGAGTGGTACGTCTCCCACTACCGCTTCTGCCGCTGA
- a CDS encoding SAM-dependent methyltransferase, which translates to MSTSSVTASTEHTPVVSSPSRRSLVQKLGRRGVDRLFSRLERARLVFDDGDRVRRYGDGDLRFPEVKVCIRNPEFYRRVLTGGALGAAESYMEGDWSCSDLTELIRALTRNIGVADGMAGPLAWLARGRSRLAHLWNRNTVTGSRRNIRAHYDLGNDFFRLMLDETMTYSGAIFESETTPLRRASVAKLDRMCRLLDLRPEDEVLEIGTGWGSFALHAASQYGCRVTTTTISDEQYRVAQRRIEVAGLSDRIRLLKRDYRDLTGQFDKLASIEMIEAVGPQYMDQFFEKCRSLLVSEGVMAIQAIVMNEQRYDSYVRSSDFIQKYIFPGGSLPTPMTLSRSAARATDMRVLRMDDFAPHYAKTLACWRQRFHDRIGDVRRLGYDECFIRMWEYYLCYCEAAFAERYCGVVQMLFATGDSRHDAIPSGGAR; encoded by the coding sequence ATGTCGACCTCGAGCGTAACTGCGTCCACCGAACACACACCGGTTGTCTCTTCTCCCTCGCGGCGTTCGCTGGTTCAGAAACTGGGGCGGCGTGGAGTGGACCGGCTTTTCTCGCGGTTGGAGAGGGCCCGTCTGGTCTTCGACGACGGTGACCGCGTGCGACGGTACGGCGATGGCGATCTGCGGTTTCCAGAAGTGAAGGTCTGCATCCGAAACCCCGAATTCTATCGCCGCGTGCTGACCGGGGGAGCCCTTGGAGCTGCCGAGTCCTACATGGAAGGGGACTGGTCCTGCAGTGACCTGACGGAACTGATTCGCGCACTCACTCGAAATATCGGCGTAGCCGATGGCATGGCCGGCCCGCTGGCGTGGCTCGCCCGTGGACGTTCGCGCCTCGCACACTTGTGGAACAGGAACACGGTCACCGGTAGCCGGCGAAACATTCGCGCTCACTATGATCTCGGAAACGACTTCTTCCGGCTGATGCTCGACGAGACGATGACGTATTCGGGTGCGATCTTCGAGAGCGAGACAACGCCGTTGCGACGGGCGTCGGTCGCCAAGCTCGACCGGATGTGTCGACTGCTCGATCTTCGGCCCGAAGATGAAGTCCTCGAAATCGGAACAGGCTGGGGAAGCTTTGCGCTGCACGCAGCCAGCCAGTACGGATGCCGTGTCACGACGACGACGATTTCCGACGAGCAGTACCGGGTGGCCCAGCGGCGGATTGAGGTGGCAGGCCTGTCCGACCGGATCCGTCTGCTCAAGCGGGACTACCGTGATCTGACTGGTCAATTCGACAAGCTGGCTTCCATCGAGATGATCGAAGCCGTTGGTCCTCAGTACATGGACCAGTTCTTCGAGAAGTGCCGCAGCCTGCTGGTTTCCGAGGGGGTGATGGCGATCCAGGCGATCGTCATGAACGAGCAACGGTACGACTCGTATGTCCGTTCGTCCGATTTCATTCAGAAGTACATTTTTCCCGGCGGCAGCCTGCCCACTCCGATGACGCTGTCCCGTTCGGCCGCCCGGGCGACTGACATGCGTGTGCTGCGAATGGACGATTTCGCGCCGCATTACGCAAAGACGCTCGCCTGCTGGAGGCAACGATTCCATGACCGGATCGGCGATGTACGGCGACTCGGTTACGACGAATGCTTCATCCGCATGTGGGAATACTACCTCTGCTATTGCGAAGCGGCCTTTGCCGAGCGCTATTGTGGCGTTGTGCAGATGCTCTTCGCCACGGGGGACTCGCGTCACGACGCGATCCCGTCAGGCGGTGCCCGATGA
- a CDS encoding DUF1295 domain-containing protein, with protein sequence MNVWLQIAVGFVAMGVVMSLLWLYQARRGDAGVVDVAWGMGVGLLTVFFAASASQGDETRRVLIASLAMVWSLRLSGYIFRRLQTLPEDGRYQTLKEAWGSSAQVRLFGFYQVQAFWSVLFALPMLIASRNPAPAMQWFDYVGIGIWAIAICGESIADWQLARFRNDPTTSGKVCRDGLWQYSRHPNYFFEWVHWWAYVAFAWGAPWGWLTLFGPAFMLFFLLKVTGVPPTEKQALKSRGDAYREYQRTTSVFFPWPPKEETAA encoded by the coding sequence ATGAACGTCTGGTTGCAGATTGCTGTTGGTTTCGTCGCAATGGGCGTGGTGATGTCACTGTTGTGGCTGTACCAGGCGCGTCGCGGTGATGCCGGTGTGGTCGACGTCGCATGGGGAATGGGCGTCGGACTGTTGACGGTCTTCTTCGCGGCAAGTGCATCGCAGGGGGATGAAACGCGGCGAGTGCTGATTGCTTCGCTCGCCATGGTCTGGTCGCTGCGACTGAGCGGATACATCTTCCGCCGACTTCAGACGCTGCCGGAAGATGGCCGGTATCAGACGCTGAAGGAAGCCTGGGGCAGCAGCGCACAAGTGCGGCTGTTCGGCTTCTACCAGGTGCAGGCGTTCTGGAGTGTGCTGTTTGCGCTCCCGATGCTCATTGCGAGCCGGAATCCGGCACCGGCAATGCAGTGGTTCGACTATGTGGGCATCGGCATCTGGGCGATCGCCATCTGTGGCGAATCGATTGCCGACTGGCAACTGGCACGGTTCCGCAATGATCCCACGACCAGCGGCAAGGTCTGTCGCGACGGCCTGTGGCAATATTCGCGGCATCCCAACTACTTCTTCGAATGGGTTCACTGGTGGGCCTACGTCGCGTTCGCCTGGGGGGCACCGTGGGGATGGCTGACGTTATTTGGTCCGGCCTTCATGCTGTTCTTCCTGCTGAAGGTGACCGGAGTGCCGCCGACCGAAAAGCAGGCGCTCAAAAGTCGAGGCGACGCGTACCGTGAGTATCAGCGGACAACCAGCGTCTTCTTCCCCTGGCCTCCCAAAGAGGAAACGGCAGCATGA